One genomic segment of Coffea arabica cultivar ET-39 chromosome 6e, Coffea Arabica ET-39 HiFi, whole genome shotgun sequence includes these proteins:
- the LOC113695859 gene encoding mitochondrial import inner membrane translocase subunit TIM10, whose translation MAANKPSSALEKEQIFGMAEKEMEYRVELFNKLTQTCFSKCVENRYKESELNMGENSCIDRCVSKYWQVTNLVGQLLGNNQGPM comes from the exons ATGGCGGCCAACAAGCCCTCCTCCGCACTGGAGAAAGAACAG ATTTTTGGGATGGCGGAGAAAGAGATGGAGTACAGAGTCGAGTTATTTAACAA GCTTACTCAAACCTGTTTTAGCAAGTGTGTCGAGAACAG GTACAAGGAATCCGAGTTGAACATGGGTGAAAACAGTTGCATTGATCGTTGTGTTTCGAAATATTGGCAG GTGACTAATCTAGTTGGGCAATTGCTCGGTAACAATCAAGGTCCAATGTGA
- the LOC113695858 gene encoding uncharacterized protein, protein MATIVQMPHVDLECGYGGGDSSSDDDSSICFSDAEEGSSSSQFYSVADGDGSHDDDQIIMEAMESRRVSSVAESDCSVDIESRVLETVTKLNLRMQDRDCRICHLSLESSSGTDSGIPIELGCSCKDDLAAAHKHCAETWFKIKGNKICEICNSIARNVVGASDVESRQQSNDTNSVATNAASEPGESAAEETRPSCLDGRFLNFILACMVFAFVLSWLFHFNVHS, encoded by the exons ATGGCGACTATTGTCCAGATGCCTCATGTGGATTTAGAATGCGGCTATGGCGGTGGTGACTCAAGCAGCGATGATGACAGCAGCATTTGTTTCTCTGATGCTGAAGAGGGGTCTTCTTCTTCACAATTTTACTCAGTCGCTGACGGGGATGGGTCTCATGATGATGACCAGATTATTATGGAGGCGATGGAGTCCCGGAGAGTGTCATCTGTAGCTGAGTCCGACTGCTCGGTGGATATAGAAAGTAGGGTTCTTGAGACTGTTACTAAGTTAAATTTGCGAATGCAAGACAGAGATTGCAGGATTTGTCATCTCAGTTTGGAAAGTAGTAGCGGCACCGATTCTGGGATTCCAATTGAATTGGGCTGTTCTTGTAAGGATGATTTGGCTGCTGCACATAAGCATTGTGCTGAGACTTggttcaagatcaaaggaaataA GATCTGCGAAATATGTAATTCAATTGCCCGGAATGTCGTTGGCGCAAGTGATGTGGAGTCGAGGCAACAGAGCAATGACACCAACTCTGTGGCCACAAATGCAGCATCAGAGCCAGGGGAATCTGCCGCAGAAGAAACTCGACCAAGTTGTCTTGACGGCCGTTTCCTAAATTTCATCCTTGCTTGCATGGTGTTTGCTTTTGTCTTATCTTGGCTCTTTCATTTTAACGTCCATTCGTAA